From Bombyx mori chromosome 26, ASM3026992v2, one genomic window encodes:
- the LOC101735460 gene encoding ubiquitin-like domain-containing CTD phosphatase 1 isoform X1, translated as MISSLYQLKKRNHYHSQCHCQIRIIKICFVYVSCCCSHSFLDKSYSQKMCDINDNPIKLSVRWNGKEFEIPELSPSDSVAMLKIAIENATGVRPDRQKLLNVKFEGKVATDNCTLADLNLKPNLKIMMMGSLEEAIVGARTKPEVDDVVNDLDIEEEEVDVENQEVYIAKINKRIRDYKINVLNEPRPGKKLLVLDIDYTLFDHRSVAETGYELMRPFLHVFLTSAYEDYDIVIWSATGMKWIEEKMKLLGVTGHPDYKIMFYLDYLAMITVHTAKYGTIDVKPLGVIWGKYPQYSSKNTIMFDDIRRNFIMNPKSGLKIRPFRQAHLNRDKDRELLYLSTYLKDIAQNCEDFDQLNHKKWEKYKPDRKLQAGSKRKAEDSPSKPRE; from the exons atgatatctTCGCTTTACCAGTTGAAAAAACGGAACCACTACCACAGTCAGTGTCATTGTCAAATCCGAATCAtcaaaatttgttttgtttatgtgTCATGTTGTTGTAGTCACAGCTTTTTAGATAAAAGTTATTCACAAAAAATGTGCGATATAAACGATAATCCTATAAAATTAAGCGTAAGATGGAATGGTAAAGAATTTGAAATACCGGAACTGTCGCCTTCGGATTCCGTCGCGATGTTGAAAATCGCTATAGAAAATGCCACGGGCGTACGGCCGGACAGACAAAAGTTACTAAACGTAAAGTTTGAAG GTAAAGTAGCAACAGACAATTGTACACTGGCCGATCTAAATCTCAAGCCCAATTTGAAAATTATGATGATGGGTTCATTAGAAGAGGCCATAGTGGGTGCAAGGACCAAACCAGAAGTGGACGATGTTGTTAATGACTTGGACATTGAAGAGGAAGAGGTTGATGTTGAGAATCAGGAG GTGTATATagcaaaaattaataaacgcaTACGTGATTACAAAATCAATGTACTGAACGAACCTCGTCCCGGGAAGAAACTACTAGTGCTAGATATTGATTATACGCTCTTTGATCACAGATCTGTAGCTGAAACcg gataCGAACTAATGCGACCGTTTCTCCATGTGTTTCTGACATCGGCATACGAGGATTATGACATTGTGATTTGGTCAGCAACCGGGATGAAATGGATCGAAGAGAAGATGAAACTCCTCGGAGTAACCGGTCATCCAGATTACAAGATCATGTTTTATCTAGATTATCTCGCGATGATAACGGTTCATACCGCCAAATATGGTACTATTGAT GTCAAACCTCTAGGCGTGATCTGGGGAAAATACCCCCAGTACAGTTCGAAAAACACAATAATGTTTGACGACATACGAAGGAACTTCATTATGAACCCAAAGAGTGGCCTCAAAATTAGGCCGTTCAGGCAAGCGCACCTCAACCGGGACAAGGACCGGGAGTTGCTCTACCTATCGACTTACCTCAAGGATATCGCACAGAATTGCGAGGATTTCGACCAGCTGAACCACAAGAAGTGGGAGAAATACAAGCCCGACAGGAAACTCCAGGCGGGCAGTAAAAGGAAAGCGGAAGATTCGCCCTCCAAGCCGAGGGAATGA
- the LOC101735460 gene encoding ubiquitin-like domain-containing CTD phosphatase 1 isoform X2, which yields MCDINDNPIKLSVRWNGKEFEIPELSPSDSVAMLKIAIENATGVRPDRQKLLNVKFEGKVATDNCTLADLNLKPNLKIMMMGSLEEAIVGARTKPEVDDVVNDLDIEEEEVDVENQEVYIAKINKRIRDYKINVLNEPRPGKKLLVLDIDYTLFDHRSVAETGYELMRPFLHVFLTSAYEDYDIVIWSATGMKWIEEKMKLLGVTGHPDYKIMFYLDYLAMITVHTAKYGTIDVKPLGVIWGKYPQYSSKNTIMFDDIRRNFIMNPKSGLKIRPFRQAHLNRDKDRELLYLSTYLKDIAQNCEDFDQLNHKKWEKYKPDRKLQAGSKRKAEDSPSKPRE from the exons ATGTGCGATATAAACGATAATCCTATAAAATTAAGCGTAAGATGGAATGGTAAAGAATTTGAAATACCGGAACTGTCGCCTTCGGATTCCGTCGCGATGTTGAAAATCGCTATAGAAAATGCCACGGGCGTACGGCCGGACAGACAAAAGTTACTAAACGTAAAGTTTGAAG GTAAAGTAGCAACAGACAATTGTACACTGGCCGATCTAAATCTCAAGCCCAATTTGAAAATTATGATGATGGGTTCATTAGAAGAGGCCATAGTGGGTGCAAGGACCAAACCAGAAGTGGACGATGTTGTTAATGACTTGGACATTGAAGAGGAAGAGGTTGATGTTGAGAATCAGGAG GTGTATATagcaaaaattaataaacgcaTACGTGATTACAAAATCAATGTACTGAACGAACCTCGTCCCGGGAAGAAACTACTAGTGCTAGATATTGATTATACGCTCTTTGATCACAGATCTGTAGCTGAAACcg gataCGAACTAATGCGACCGTTTCTCCATGTGTTTCTGACATCGGCATACGAGGATTATGACATTGTGATTTGGTCAGCAACCGGGATGAAATGGATCGAAGAGAAGATGAAACTCCTCGGAGTAACCGGTCATCCAGATTACAAGATCATGTTTTATCTAGATTATCTCGCGATGATAACGGTTCATACCGCCAAATATGGTACTATTGAT GTCAAACCTCTAGGCGTGATCTGGGGAAAATACCCCCAGTACAGTTCGAAAAACACAATAATGTTTGACGACATACGAAGGAACTTCATTATGAACCCAAAGAGTGGCCTCAAAATTAGGCCGTTCAGGCAAGCGCACCTCAACCGGGACAAGGACCGGGAGTTGCTCTACCTATCGACTTACCTCAAGGATATCGCACAGAATTGCGAGGATTTCGACCAGCTGAACCACAAGAAGTGGGAGAAATACAAGCCCGACAGGAAACTCCAGGCGGGCAGTAAAAGGAAAGCGGAAGATTCGCCCTCCAAGCCGAGGGAATGA
- the LOC101747172 gene encoding myrosinase 1, whose protein sequence is MNLLFVLLCLSTIAVRNVRGKSKVRYFPDYFEFGASTASYQVEGAWDEDGKSLSIWDVAAHMSPSPIKDGSTGDVAADSYHLYKRDVEIMKELGLNFYRFSVSWSRILPSGFANQINQAGIDYYNNLINEMLANNIKPFLTIYHWDLPQSFQDLGGWANPMIVDWFVDYAKVLFENFGDRVKFWISINEPKQICTEGYGTDKKAPMVNMSGIADYMCNKNVLLAHAKTYRLYDEIYRKDQNGSVGISISCTWYEPASDSNDDQQAAEDARIFDWGQYVHAIFTKEGDFPERIKKNVAYKSAEQGYAKSRLPELSVAEVDLIRGSSDFFGLNSYTSKLVYRDASVEGMYAVPSYMDDLGVVMVPDPNWPQSHSSWLQEVPWGFYKLFKEIRNVYGNPTLYVTENGWSTDAGLIDDDRVRYYRNYLNALLDAIEEGSDIRGYTAWSMIDNFEWMQGYADKFGLYEVDFTSPERTRTPRKSAYIYKEIVRTKSLDPDYEPEILLDATKEN, encoded by the exons ATGAATTTGTTGTTTGTGTTGTTgtg TCTTTCAACGATAGCGGTACGAAATGTCCGCGGCAAGAGCAAGGTGCGTTACTTCCCTGACTATTTCGAATTCGGCGCATCAACGGCTTCTTATCAGGTAGAAGGAGCGTGGGATGAGGATG gaaaGAGTTTGTCGATATGGGATGTAGCAGCTCACATGTCTCCGTCTCCTATCAAGGACGGAAGTACCGGCGACGTCGCGGCTGACTCATACCACTTGTACAAACGGGACGTGGAAATCATGAAGGAGCTTGGTCTGAACTTCTATCGTTTCTCCGTATCTTGGTCGAGGATTTTGCCAAGCGGTTTCGCCAATCAAATCAACCAGGCCGGCATAGATTATTACAATAATCTAATCAACGAAATGTTGGCGAACAACATTAAACCATTCTTGACGATTTACCATTGGGATTTGCCCCAAAGCTTCCAAGATTTGGGGGGCTGGGCCAACCCTATGATCGTAGATTGGTTTGTAGACTACGCTAAGGTTTTGTTCGAGAATTTTGGAGATAGGGTGAAATTTTGGATCTCTATAAATGAGCCCAAACAAATCTGCACCGAAGGTTATGGCACAGATAAAAAAGCTCCGATGGTCAACATGTCAGGAATAGCAGATTATATGTGTAACAAGAACGTCTTATTGGCACACGCTAAGACGTATAGACTTTATGATGAGATATACAGGAAGGATCAGAACGGCAGCGTAGGAATATCGATCAGTTGCACATGGTATGAGCCTGCTTCGGACTCAAATGATGATCAACAGGCAGCTGAGGATGCCAGAATCTTTGAT TGGGGCCAGTACGTTCATGCTATATTCACAAAAGAAGGAGACTTCCCAGAACGAATAAAGAAGAACGTAGCATACAAGAGTGCTGAACAGGGGTACGCCAAATCTCGACTACCCGAACTATCAGTTGCCGAAGTGGACCTTATACGAGGATCATCAGACTTTTTCGGGTTGAACAGTTATACTTCAAAACTGGTTTATAGAGACGCATCTGTGGAGGGCATGTACGCCGTACCTTCATACATGGATGATTTAGGAGTTGTTATGGTGCCAGATCCTAACTGGCCCCAATCGCATTCAAGTTGGCTACAG GAAGTACCGTGGGGCTTCTATAAATTGTTCAAAGAGATACGGAATGTATACGGCAACCCTACTCTGTACGTAACAGAGAACGGCTGGTCCACTGACGCTGGTCTGATCGACGATGATCGAGTGCGATATTATAGGAACTATTTGAATGCGCTCTTGGACGCTATTGAAGAGGGCAGCGATATCAGGGGGTACACGGCCTGGTCTATGATCGACAACTTTGAATGGATGCAGGGTTACGC CGACAAATTCGGCCTCTACGAAGTTGACTTCACAAGCCCGGAACGTACGCGTACTCCAAGAAAATCCGCGTACATTTATAAAGAAATCGTGAGGACAAAATCATTGGATCCGGACTACGAACCGGAAATACTTCTAGATGCTACAAAGGAAAATTAG